The following proteins come from a genomic window of Ilumatobacter coccineus YM16-304:
- a CDS encoding arsenate reductase/protein-tyrosine-phosphatase family protein, whose translation MKTNDDLIRRAEVHAALGDPTRLAIVDELSVSDRSPGELAAHFDVPANLLAHHLDVLEEAGLIERFISRGDRRRRYVRLAGPLPVGGPSRIDLDGRSVLFVCTHNSARSQLAAAMWNDRVPHAPASSAGTEPAARVHPRAIQAAKRRGLDLTSAVPTRADPAELEQPLAERLVITVCDRAHEELNPSDDWLHWSIDDPVEHDSATAFNRAADDIDTRITHLISQGTSTT comes from the coding sequence ATGAAGACCAACGACGACCTGATCCGCCGAGCCGAGGTCCACGCCGCGCTCGGCGACCCGACCCGGTTGGCCATCGTCGACGAGCTCTCGGTCAGCGACCGCTCCCCCGGCGAACTCGCGGCGCACTTCGACGTTCCGGCCAACCTGCTCGCTCACCACCTCGACGTGCTCGAAGAGGCCGGCCTGATCGAACGCTTCATCTCGCGGGGCGACCGGCGACGCCGCTACGTCCGTCTCGCCGGACCGCTTCCGGTCGGAGGCCCCTCGCGCATCGACCTCGACGGACGCTCGGTGCTGTTCGTGTGCACCCACAACTCCGCTCGGTCCCAACTCGCTGCCGCCATGTGGAACGACCGGGTCCCGCACGCGCCGGCCAGCTCGGCCGGAACCGAGCCGGCCGCACGCGTCCACCCGCGCGCGATCCAGGCCGCCAAACGACGCGGCCTCGACCTCACCTCGGCGGTGCCCACCCGAGCCGACCCGGCCGAGCTCGAACAGCCACTCGCCGAACGACTCGTCATCACCGTCTGCGACCGCGCACACGAAGAGCTCAACCCGAGCGATGACTGGCTGCACTGGTCGATCGACGACCCCGTCGAGCACGACTCGGCGACCGCCTTCAATCGCGCGGCCGACGACATCGACACCCGCATCACCCACCTCATCTCACAAGGAACCTCAACGACATGA
- a CDS encoding ArsJ-associated glyceraldehyde-3-phosphate dehydrogenase yields MTTRIGINGFGRIGRLVVRGLRQYDDLELVHVNELSGDASVAAHLLDFDTVHGRFGGDISSTDDTITIDGHEVAYSSHDAPGDVPWNASDVDIVLECTGAFKTTEKLEPYFDRGVRKVIVAAPVKSDGVLNIVMGCNDDLYDPAIHHVVTAASCTTNCLAPVVKVLHEQIGIERGAITTIHDVTNTQVIVDAPHKDLRRARSALNSLIPTTTGSATAITMIYPELTGKLNGAAVRVPLLNASLTDAVFTMQRDVTVDEVNALFEAAANGELAGILGYESRPLVSADYTNDTRSGIVDGPSTMVIDDRMVKVLVWYDNEYGYAFRMADLAAKVADAL; encoded by the coding sequence ATGACCACACGCATCGGCATCAACGGTTTCGGGCGCATCGGACGACTCGTCGTGCGCGGCCTGCGCCAGTACGACGACCTCGAACTCGTCCACGTCAACGAACTCTCCGGTGATGCCTCGGTCGCCGCGCACCTCCTCGACTTCGACACCGTGCACGGACGCTTCGGCGGCGACATCTCCTCGACCGACGACACCATCACGATCGACGGACACGAGGTCGCGTACTCCTCGCACGACGCACCCGGCGACGTCCCGTGGAACGCCTCAGACGTCGACATCGTCCTCGAATGCACCGGTGCCTTCAAGACCACCGAGAAGCTCGAGCCCTACTTCGACCGTGGCGTTCGCAAGGTGATCGTGGCCGCACCGGTGAAGAGCGACGGCGTGCTCAACATCGTGATGGGTTGCAACGACGACCTGTACGACCCGGCCATTCACCACGTCGTGACCGCCGCCTCGTGCACGACGAACTGCCTCGCTCCGGTGGTGAAGGTGCTGCACGAGCAGATCGGCATCGAGCGCGGTGCGATCACGACGATCCACGACGTCACCAACACACAGGTGATCGTCGACGCACCGCACAAGGACCTTCGCCGGGCGCGCTCGGCGCTCAACTCGCTCATCCCGACCACGACCGGTTCGGCGACCGCGATCACGATGATCTACCCCGAACTCACCGGCAAGCTGAACGGCGCTGCGGTGCGCGTCCCGCTGCTCAACGCATCGCTCACCGATGCCGTCTTCACGATGCAACGCGACGTCACGGTCGACGAGGTCAACGCCCTCTTCGAAGCGGCTGCCAACGGTGAACTCGCCGGCATCCTCGGCTACGAGAGCCGACCGCTGGTGTCGGCCGACTACACCAACGACACGCGCTCGGGCATCGTCGACGGCCCCTCGACGATGGTGATCGACGACCGGATGGTCAAAGTGCTCGTCTGGTACGACAACGAGTACGGCTACGCCTTCCGCATGGCCGACCTCGCGGCCAAGGTCGCCGACGCGCTCTGA
- a CDS encoding Lrp/AsnC family transcriptional regulator, whose protein sequence is MDEVDREIVRLLQIDGSLTARELGEQVGLTSTPCWRRVKALEDDGTIERRVALINPSSVNLGVTALVNIRTNDHSPEWLERFRDAIALFPEIVEAYRTSGDIDYTLKVLVPSIEAYDHFYKRLIAAIDLYDVRSIFAMEELKRTTELPLDYLTP, encoded by the coding sequence GTGGACGAAGTTGATCGGGAAATTGTGCGTTTACTGCAGATCGATGGCTCGCTGACGGCCCGCGAACTCGGCGAGCAGGTCGGGCTCACGTCGACGCCCTGTTGGCGACGCGTCAAGGCCCTCGAGGACGACGGCACGATCGAGCGCCGCGTCGCGCTGATCAACCCGTCGTCGGTCAACCTCGGCGTCACCGCGCTCGTCAACATCCGCACCAACGACCACAGCCCCGAGTGGCTCGAACGGTTCCGAGACGCGATCGCACTGTTCCCGGAGATCGTCGAGGCGTACCGCACCAGCGGAGACATCGACTACACCCTCAAGGTGCTCGTGCCGAGCATCGAGGCCTACGACCACTTCTACAAACGCCTCATCGCAGCGATCGATCTCTACGACGTCCGCTCGATCTTCGCCATGGAAGAACTCAAGCGCACCACCGAACTCCCCCTCGACTACCTCACCCCCTGA
- the arsJ gene encoding organoarsenical effux MFS transporter ArsJ, whose amino-acid sequence MQLRNYILVTAGYWAYTLTDGALRVLVLLHFNDLGYSPVAIAFLFLAYEFMGIVTNLIGGWVGARTGLSRTLVAGLSLQIVALGALTFQQAEWAEWLSVTYVMGAQALSGVAKDLTKMSSKSAVKFIAGDGDGALFKMVAVLTGSKNALKGIGFFVGAALLAWLGYDTALWSMAAFVAVSLAAVALLLNEDIGKSKKKPPLRSILSKSTAINRLAVARFFLFASRDIWFVVALPVFLDEELGWSFYGVGGFLAAWTVGYGIVQSSAPRWLRRGSGAHLDEVAAARVWALALGVVSAALATLVAFDIGVTAVVVGGLFVFGVAFALNSSLHSYLILAYSDDDDVSVDVGFYYSANAAGRLVGTLLSGLLYLWGGLAVALWGAAAFVAITWLLTLRLPAIERPAPVAINA is encoded by the coding sequence ATGCAACTCCGCAACTACATCCTGGTCACCGCCGGATACTGGGCGTACACGCTCACCGACGGCGCGCTGCGGGTCCTCGTCCTCCTGCACTTCAACGACCTCGGCTACTCGCCCGTCGCCATCGCGTTCCTGTTCCTCGCCTACGAGTTCATGGGCATCGTCACCAACCTGATCGGCGGGTGGGTCGGGGCCCGAACCGGGTTGAGCCGGACGCTGGTCGCCGGGCTGTCGCTGCAGATCGTGGCGCTCGGTGCGCTCACGTTCCAGCAGGCGGAGTGGGCCGAATGGCTGTCGGTCACGTACGTGATGGGTGCCCAAGCGCTGTCCGGGGTGGCGAAGGACCTCACGAAGATGAGTTCGAAGAGCGCCGTGAAGTTCATCGCCGGCGACGGCGACGGCGCGCTGTTCAAGATGGTGGCGGTCCTCACGGGTTCGAAGAACGCGCTGAAGGGCATCGGCTTCTTCGTCGGTGCCGCGCTGCTCGCATGGCTCGGCTACGACACCGCACTGTGGTCGATGGCCGCCTTCGTCGCCGTGTCGCTGGCAGCCGTCGCACTGCTCCTCAACGAAGACATCGGCAAGTCGAAGAAGAAGCCGCCGTTGCGTTCGATCCTGTCGAAGTCGACGGCGATCAACCGGCTCGCCGTGGCGCGGTTCTTCCTCTTCGCCTCGCGTGACATCTGGTTCGTGGTCGCACTCCCGGTGTTCCTCGACGAGGAACTCGGCTGGTCGTTCTACGGCGTCGGCGGATTCCTCGCCGCCTGGACCGTGGGCTACGGCATCGTGCAGTCGTCGGCACCTCGGTGGCTTCGACGCGGCAGCGGTGCCCACCTCGACGAAGTCGCCGCCGCTCGCGTGTGGGCGTTGGCGCTCGGCGTCGTGTCGGCGGCACTGGCGACACTGGTGGCGTTCGACATCGGGGTGACCGCCGTGGTGGTCGGCGGACTGTTCGTGTTCGGCGTGGCGTTCGCGCTCAACTCGTCGTTGCACTCCTACCTGATCCTGGCGTACTCGGACGACGACGACGTCTCGGTCGACGTCGGTTTCTACTACTCGGCCAACGCTGCCGGACGACTCGTCGGAACGCTGCTGTCCGGCTTGCTCTACCTGTGGGGCGGACTCGCTGTGGCCCTCTGGGGTGCCGCTGCGTTCGTCGCGATCACGTGGTTGCTCACGCTTCGGCTTCCGGCGATCGAGCGCCCCGCTCCGGTCGCAATCAACGCCTGA
- the crcB gene encoding fluoride efflux transporter CrcB, whose translation MIDARSTMAVAAGATAGAGARWAVVEAVPEPDGWPWAVFVVNIVGSFVLGIVLAHTHHRTDDPTRDPLRLLIGTGFCGALTTFATFAVEVAVFLRDGRVAIGFGYLAVSIIVGIVAFLGGRRVGGARDIERVAA comes from the coding sequence GTGATCGATGCACGCTCCACGATGGCGGTCGCCGCTGGCGCCACCGCAGGGGCCGGTGCGCGGTGGGCCGTCGTCGAAGCAGTGCCTGAGCCCGACGGGTGGCCATGGGCCGTGTTCGTCGTCAACATCGTCGGCTCGTTCGTGCTCGGCATCGTCCTCGCTCACACGCATCACCGCACCGACGATCCGACCCGAGATCCGCTGCGGCTGCTGATCGGCACCGGGTTCTGCGGCGCACTCACCACGTTCGCGACGTTCGCCGTCGAGGTGGCCGTCTTCCTTCGTGACGGGCGGGTCGCGATCGGGTTCGGCTACCTCGCGGTGTCGATCATCGTCGGCATCGTCGCGTTCCTCGGCGGCCGTCGCGTCGGCGGCGCCCGCGACATCGAGCGAGTTGCGGCATGA
- a CDS encoding DUF6356 family protein produces the protein MEMRKAFTEHPASVGETYGEHMRVSLGFARNLAVAAGAALVHAVVPSMCTKSASTRIRAMHDTISTGARGAAHAAEQVHSTAA, from the coding sequence ATGGAGATGCGCAAAGCCTTCACCGAACACCCCGCATCGGTCGGCGAGACCTACGGCGAGCACATGCGTGTGTCGCTCGGGTTCGCTCGCAACCTCGCCGTTGCCGCAGGTGCTGCGCTCGTGCACGCCGTGGTGCCGTCGATGTGTACGAAGTCGGCGTCGACGCGCATCCGCGCGATGCACGACACGATCTCGACCGGCGCCCGTGGTGCCGCGCACGCCGCCGAGCAGGT
- a CDS encoding fluoride efflux transporter FluC: MIVIGFILAAMLGGVVRWRASELNTDDLPRGTLAVNVGAAFVAGLLIESSPTVAVIASTALLGSLSTFSTLMGELVDRRDRRSVAAIYLAVTIVGGVLAAWLGLTLAP, encoded by the coding sequence ATGATCGTGATCGGCTTCATCCTGGCGGCGATGCTCGGCGGCGTCGTGCGCTGGCGAGCGAGCGAACTCAACACCGACGACCTGCCGCGGGGCACCTTGGCGGTCAACGTCGGCGCAGCGTTCGTCGCGGGCTTGCTGATCGAGTCGTCGCCGACCGTGGCGGTCATCGCGAGCACGGCGTTGCTGGGTTCGCTGTCGACGTTCTCGACCCTCATGGGCGAACTCGTCGATCGCCGCGACCGGCGATCCGTCGCCGCCATCTACCTCGCCGTCACCATCGTCGGCGGCGTCCTGGCGGCCTGGCTCGGCCTCACCCTCGCCCCCTGA
- a CDS encoding long-chain-fatty-acid--CoA ligase: MSENIGQLLTRRAHRDPSLEAIFEPATGRRFDYTELNRRSDQVANALVESGVQRGDRVGLLLMNGVEFVETFFAVAKIGAVNVPLNWRLVGDELEFILKDAGATVLVFDSEFAEVCADLRGRGDKTDVATWIQHGGDAADGVIDYDAWMSAASADPASAETDGDDLCFIMYTSGTTGLPKGVMHTHDTVLWANLTMATTNDFRQGDVFLNALPLFHVGALAPVLGVVFNGASLVLLRAFDPAQSWDLIKSEKVTITLMVPAMLQFMLAVFDSEAHDATTLRWVMSGAAPVPVNLINAYTDLGIEIHQVYGLTETCGPACVISAADAPTHIGSTGRSFFFTEVRVVRDDGTDCDPGEAGEVLVKGGHIMTGYWNRPDATADTLIDGWLHTGDVATMDADGFVTIVDRIKDMLISGGENVYPAEIENVLLGHDKIADAAIIGMPSDKWGESPLAVIVRSDESLTADEVMEYTAGKLAPFKAVKGVEFVDVIPRNPTGKVLKRELRDTYVS, translated from the coding sequence GTGAGCGAGAACATCGGCCAGCTACTGACGAGGCGAGCACATCGCGATCCGTCACTCGAAGCGATCTTCGAACCGGCCACGGGCCGCCGCTTCGACTACACCGAACTGAACCGGCGTTCCGACCAGGTCGCCAACGCGCTCGTCGAGTCCGGCGTGCAGCGCGGCGATCGTGTCGGGCTCCTGCTGATGAACGGTGTGGAGTTCGTCGAGACGTTCTTCGCGGTCGCCAAGATCGGGGCGGTCAACGTTCCGCTCAACTGGCGTCTCGTCGGTGACGAACTCGAGTTCATCCTCAAAGACGCGGGTGCGACCGTGCTCGTGTTCGACAGCGAGTTCGCCGAGGTCTGCGCCGACCTGAGGGGGCGTGGCGACAAGACCGACGTGGCGACCTGGATCCAGCACGGCGGCGACGCGGCCGACGGCGTGATCGACTACGACGCATGGATGTCGGCGGCGAGCGCCGACCCGGCCAGCGCCGAGACCGACGGCGACGACCTGTGCTTCATCATGTACACGTCGGGCACCACGGGGCTGCCGAAGGGCGTGATGCACACGCACGACACGGTGCTGTGGGCCAACCTGACCATGGCGACCACCAACGACTTCCGTCAGGGCGACGTGTTCCTCAACGCACTTCCGCTGTTCCACGTCGGTGCCCTCGCCCCCGTGCTGGGCGTGGTGTTCAACGGAGCGTCGCTGGTGCTGTTGCGCGCGTTCGATCCAGCACAGTCGTGGGACCTCATCAAGAGCGAGAAGGTCACGATCACGCTCATGGTGCCGGCCATGCTCCAGTTCATGCTGGCGGTGTTCGATTCCGAAGCGCACGATGCGACCACGTTGCGCTGGGTGATGAGCGGTGCCGCGCCGGTGCCCGTGAACCTGATCAATGCGTACACCGATCTCGGCATCGAGATCCACCAGGTGTACGGACTCACCGAGACCTGCGGCCCGGCGTGTGTGATCTCGGCGGCCGACGCGCCCACGCACATCGGCTCGACCGGTCGGTCGTTCTTCTTCACCGAGGTGCGCGTCGTCCGCGACGACGGCACCGACTGCGATCCGGGTGAGGCAGGGGAGGTGCTGGTGAAGGGCGGCCACATCATGACCGGGTACTGGAACCGCCCCGACGCCACCGCCGACACGCTGATCGACGGCTGGTTGCACACCGGTGACGTCGCCACGATGGACGCCGACGGCTTCGTCACCATCGTCGACCGCATCAAAGACATGCTCATCTCGGGTGGGGAGAACGTGTACCCGGCCGAGATCGAGAACGTGCTGCTCGGTCACGACAAGATCGCCGACGCCGCCATCATCGGCATGCCGTCCGACAAGTGGGGCGAGTCACCGCTCGCGGTGATCGTCCGCTCCGACGAGAGCCTCACCGCCGACGAGGTGATGGAGTACACCGCCGGCAAGTTGGCCCCGTTCAAGGCGGTGAAGGGTGTCGAGTTCGTCGACGTCATCCCCCGCAACCCCACCGGCAAGGTCCTCAAACGAGAACTCCGCGACACCTACGTCTCCTGA